The genomic region ACTTTAGAAATGGTTTATTCTTACTCTTCAAAAACTTACCCACTTCAAAGTTATTCCCAGTTATCTTTTTCCGAATGGTTTTAGATGGAATAGCAGGATTAAGGTTTTTATTTAAAGGAGAAACAGCTAATTTGTTCGCTGTTTTAAAGGCACATAGGGATTTCTACCTCGCTTTTCGCTATTTAATACGACAGAGAGGCAAAGTTCCTGTAAAGAGTGTGAACTTTAACGAGGTATATAAACGTTTATTGGTTTCGGAATACTTTTTAAAAGGAAGACATAAATTCTCTCAACTACATGAGTTGAGGAACTTAAAATAGCTTCTCTCTAACATTAGAAGACTGACGTATGTATTTTCTGATGTTGATAAAAAAATGTAAGGAAAAGTAAAGAATTATGGGAGATCCGAAAGTGAAAAGTGATGCGTAAACAAAGTACAAACGTATGCTGTTTGTGGAGATATGTAATTTATTTCCAATGTGATTGCACACACCAAACGCTTTCTTTTCGATGAACCTCTGTATCAATTTTGGTTTCATAGTCTTTAATTATGTTAATCATATGAAAATAAAAATTTACAGATATAGAACATACTTTCAAAATTGATTATCTTCGATTAATGAAAGTAAATATCCCTAAAATGCTAAATTTACTTTTGTTTACTTGCTTTTAGTAGATATAAATTCTAAAAAAAGTTAAGATTTGTACTGTGAATATGTAATTTGCCTAATTGACAGGTAAATTGCGAAATCTAGAAATAGAAAAATTTGGATGACGATTATGAACAAATACACTAGTGCTTTGTCTACTGTACTTGCAGCAGGCACATTATTCTTCACGAACTGCTCTAACGTAGACGTGAATCAAATGGCTGAAGAGCAAGGAATGACAATCAACCCATCGCCGTTAGAATTACACGGTGATTCTGTAGTCTTTGATATTGAGACTAAACTTCCTCCTAAGTTATTAAAGAAAGGTTACACTTACGACGTTGTTGTACAATACAACCCTAACGATGCTGAGCCAATTGAAGTTGGTGTTGTATCTTTCAACGGGGATGATTATGCTGATGCTCCAGAGGCAACTCCTGCATTAAGCGAGCGTATGGCGTTTGCTTACGAAGATAAGTTCGAAAGAGGTCAGTTAGAGTACTTAGGTCGTGCTACTAAAGTGAAAAACCAAAAAGTAAAAGAATCTAATGACGGTGCTTTTGCTGCTATGCCAAACGGTTTAGGTCAAGGTGTTATCACAACGGCTAAAAATTACCAACCTGTATTTATTGCTAACTATGCTGACCATGGTTACAATGATTCAGAGGAGTATATCCCAACTAATGTTGAGTTCTACTTCACTCAAGGTTCATCAGTATTACGTTCTTCTGAGAAGAGAGGTGATCAAGGTAAAGTGTTAACAGAGTATGTTTCTGCTAACAACCCTACAAGAACTGTAACTATTACAGGTTCTCACTCTCCTGAAGGTTCAACTGAGGCGAACACAAAATTAGCTAATAAGCGTCCAGAGGCTGTTGAGTCATACTACCAGTCTTTGATGAAAAAATATAAAGTTGAGGAAGATCAAGCTCCTCAATTCGTAACTAAGCCAGTAGTAGAAAACTGGTCTGCTTTCAAGGCTATCTTGAAAGATTCAGACAAGTTTACTGATGCTGAGAAAGATGAAATCATGTCTGTAGTTAACGGTTCAGGTGATTTCGTTTCTAAGCAATTAAAGTTACAATCTTTAGCTTCTTACAAGAAGTTATTCCGTTACGTATACCCACCATTACGTAATGCTAACTCTGAGATCTTACAGATCAAAGACAAGTTAGATCCAGAAGTTATCAAATCTCGTGCTGCTAGCATCGCTGATGGTCAAATGGCATTAGATTCGTTAACTACTCCTGAGTTATTATATGCTGCTCACTTCGCTACAGATTTAGACGCTAAAGTTAAAATCTACGAAGCTGCAATCAGAAAAGACGATTCTCCAATCGCTCATAACAACTTAGGTGCAACTTATTTCGCTCAAGCTAAAGCTGGTGGTGACGCTGCTGCATTAATTGACAAAGCAATTCCTCACTTCGAGACTGCTGCTAAGTCTAACAACATGCCAGAAGCTTACGCTAACTTAGCTGGTGCTAAATTAACAAAAGGTGACGTTGCTGGTGCTCAAGCGGATATCGCTAAAGCAAACTCTAGCAACCCATCAGTAGCTGCTACAGCAAACGCTGTAAAAGGTTATGTAGCTTTATCTGAAGGTGATTACGATGGTGCTATCCAGTACTTATCATCTGCAGGTGACGACGCTACTGTTGTTTATGACAAAGGTTTAGCTTACTTGTTGAAAGCTGAAAAATCAGGTGCTTCTGATTTCTCTCAAGCTTCTTCAGCATTCGGTGAGTCTATCTCTGCTCAAGACAACGCGTGGGCACACTATGGTTTAGCTATCGTTGCTGCAAGACAATCTAAAGCAGACGAAGCAATCAAAGAAATCAAAGCTGCTGGCGACTTGAAAACTAAAGCGGCTCAAGATCTTGAGTTCTTCGCTTTATGGGAAAATGCAGATTTCCAAGCTGCTACTAAGTAGTTTGTAAACATACAATCCTAACAAAAAGGACTTACTTCTTCGAAGGTAAGTCCTTTTTTATTTTATCTCTATTGTATTTTTAAATCGTTTAGAATATTGGAGCCAAAAATGCTTTCTCTTTCTTGAAAAGTAGGCTTCCGATGAAGATTTTATAATTATCTATCGTCAATTATCAATTTTTAATGACGAATGTTCTTTTTTCCTCGAATCCTTTACCCTTAACTATTAAAAAATAGGGGAAAACTTATTATCTTGGCATCCGAAAACGAAAATACTGATATAATTAGCAGAACTTTTAATAAGTAATGAGAGAAATTCAATTCAGAGAGGCTCTTAGAGAGGCAATGCAAGAAGAGATGCGCCGTGATAAAGACGTATTTATCATGGGTGAGGAAGTTGCAGAGTACAATGGAGCATATAAAGTTACTCAAGGTATGTTGGACGAATTTGGTCCAGACCGTGTAATCGATACTCCAATTGCAGAGCTTGGTTTCGCTGGTATCGGCGTAGGTGCTGCAATGAATGGTATTCGTCCGATCGTAGAGTTCATGACATTTAACTTCTCATTGGTAGCTATTGACCAAATTATCAACAGTGCGGCAAAGATCTTGTCTATGTCTGGTGGTCAGTATTCAGCTCCAATGGTATTCCGTGGACCAACTGGTAATGCGGGTCAATTAGGTGCTCAGCACTCACAAAACTTTGAAAACTGGTATGCAAATACTCCAGGTCTTAAAGTTGTTGTACCATCTAATCCTTATGATGCAAAAGGTCTTTTAAAGGCTTCTATTAGAGATAACGATCCTGTTATCTTTATGGAATCTGAATTGATGTATGCTGATAAAGGTGAGGTACCTGAGAGCGAGTATATCATTCCTCTAGGTGTTGCTAACGTCATTCAGGAAGGTACTGACGTAACTTTAGTTTCTTTTGGTAAAATGGTTCACGTAATCACAAAAGCAGCTGAGCAGTTAGAAAAAGAAGGTATCTCTGTTGAAGTAATCGACTTACGTACTGTAAGACCAATCGATTATGAAGCAATCCTTAAATCAGTGAAGAAAACAAACCGTTTAGTAGTGGTAGAAGAAGCTTGGCCATTAGCGTCAATTTCATCAGAAATTTCTCACCACATCCAACTTCACGCATTTGATCACTTAGATTCTCCAGTAGTAAGAGTGGCTTCTAAAGATGTTCCACTTCCATATGCACCAACATTGATCGAAGAGATCTTACCAAATGTTGAGCGTACTGTAGATGCAGTGAAAAAGGTAATGTACAGAAAGTAATCTAGGTTATATACTTTAGGTTATCTAGAACATAGAAAAAGCCTCTTATATCAATTAAATTTGAGATAAGAGGCTTTATTCTTTTATAAAGCGGCTAAGAAACTAATAATATCTCTTGATATGACCACAATTAACCAATATACAATTCGATTAAATGATATAACGACCATAGATGAAGTAGATTTTCTTTGGAAGAAATTATATGCACATCATCATTTTCTAAGACACCAAATACATATTGAACCCTCAGATTCTGATTGGGTAAGACGAAAGAACAAGCTAAAGGATAAAGCTTGTGATCTAATCGTTTTAACTGTAAAGACAGAACTACAGCTCTTAGGGTATTTGATTGCTAGTGTACACAGGTTAGACCCTAGTGTTGGTGAAGTAGAATCACTTTATGTGGAAGAAGAGTATAGAGGAGAGGGGCTTGGTACACAATTAATGCAAGAGGCCATGAGTTGGTTCAATTATAAAAATGTAAAAGTCCGAAAATTAGCGGTGGGTATCGAAAATGAAACGGTTGTTGAATTTTATAGAAAGCAAGGTTTTATACCCAAGTCAATCATTTTAGAAATGGGATAGCTTAGTCAAAGATTTCTCTAATAAATGTATCCTCAGGATAAATAACTTCTGATAAGAATAACCCTTGCCCAGGAGCTAAATATTTGGCAGCTCTCTTGCGGTCTTTTAAGGCTAATGTTTCACGCATATAGTCGATGGACATTCTACCCATTCCTACTTCCATCATATTTCCAACAATGATACGTATCATGCCTCTAAGGAAGCGGTTGGCTGTGATATGAAATGATAAATTGTTCCCTTCTTTTGTCCATGATGAAGACATAATATCACAAATGTGTGTATTTACATCTGCATGCATTTTTGAAAAAGCAGTAAAGTCTTCAAATTCTAATAATACATTTGCAGCTTCTTGAAGTTTATCAAAATCGGGTTGTCTGAAATACTGCCAAATCAGTCCTTGTTTAAAAGGCGATTTTTCCAAAACGATATCGTATCTGTAGCTTCTTTTGATAGCATCAAAACGAGCATGAGCATCTTTTTTCACTTCCCAAAGGCTTTTTATGGCAATGTCATTGTTTAGAAATGAGTTAGCTCTATGTAGGAAGTTTTTGCCATTTAAATCCTCGTCAATGTCAAATTGAGCGTATTGTTGGGCACAGTGTACGCCTGTATCTGTTCTACCACTTCCAATAGTATTGATTTCTGTTCGCAACAATTTGCTTAGTACAAAGTCTAAATCACCTTGAACTGTTTTGGCATTTGGTTGAACTTGCCATCCGTGGTAATTGGAACCTAAGTAGGCGATTTCTGCGAAATATCTCATAGGATAAGTGGATTAATTAGAACGAATACCAATTTAATTTTTTGATATAAAAAAACCGCAAAACCTCGAAAGATTTTGCGGTTAGCACGGGCAGTAGGATTCGAACCCACGACCTGCGGTTTTGGAGACCGTAACTCTACCAGCTGAGCTATGCCCGTGTGTCATTAAGACGTTGCAATATTAACGGGATTCTGATTTTAATCCAAATAATACTATGAAAAAAATAAACGATTAGTAGTAACCGATTCATTATGAGGAATAAAAAAACGGCGTTAATAGTGTCATTAACCCCGTTTTTTGTGATTTTACCATTTGATTTAAAGAAAATACTACTTCAATCAAAATGATGATAAGTGATTTACTTTACAAACCTAAAACTTCAACACCTTGGTTAAAGATCACATCTGTAGGAATGTTAGCATCGTCAATTCTATCTAGGTCTTTTTGTAAATCATAAGTGATTTTACCATGAGATTTTACTAACTCAGCGACCCCTTGGTAATCACCATTTCCTTGTAGTGTAAGGATTTTTGCTGAAAGTGCATTCATCGCTTCTTCCATCTTCTCATAGTTTACCATGTAGTAACCTGAGGCCTCGTCATATTGGAAAGCACCATGTTCTTTAAAGAAATTGAAACGAATCATATTTGCTACACCATGAGCTGAAGCTGCACCGAAACGAACTGAACGGAAGATACCTGCTAAGAAAGTAGTGTAATAATCTTCCATTTTACCATCGATCTCTCCTTTCTTATGCAATTGAGAAACCATATATAGACCTAAAATATCAGCTTTACCTTCTTCTAATGCTGAAGCATGTTCTTTTAAAGCTTTACGAACTGTTCCTCTGCCGTTGATAGTACCTTTGATACCTAAACCATGAGCAACTTCATGGAACATAGTATTTGCAAAGAATGCATCAAAAGTGATGTGTTGACGTTGAGATGGGTCAATCAAAACTTCTGAGATAGGTACAAGTATTTTTTCATACTTTGCTCTCATGGCATTTTTTAGCTGAAGACGACGAGAACCTTTCTGTTCTTGTACACGCTCATCATTTGGTAAGTTGATAGCGATAGTCTTTGAGCCTGCATTACAATCTCCTGCATAATACACAACATCGTATGCATTCAGTTGAGAATCTGTACCCGGTAATTCTGTTTTATATTTGTTTTCTACAGGAAGACCTTTCTGTAATTCTGGTAAGAAAGAAGCAAACTTTTCTAGTTTCTTCGACCATTCCATATCCTTTATCAATACATACCCTTCAAAAGAGGTCTTATAGCCATAAAGTTTATCTTCGTAGTTTTCAATAGGCCCCACTACAAAATCAATTGGGTTGGTTTTCATATCCATCCAAGCTAGATCAGATTGAAAATAATCGTTAGATAAGAACGCCTTTGCTCTTAACTCAAGATATTTTTTTAGCCCTGGATCTTTTGCTAATTGAGCACATTCTAAAAGTAATGAAGATGCTTTGTCAAGCTCTGCTTTATACTCTTTTGAGTAAGGTACTACTTTTAGTTCACCTCTAGAATCTCTGATCACAACAGTATATAAACTTGACTTCTCCTGATTTTGAAGTTTAGAGAACTCCTCCTTGGTCATGTCTTTTGGATAGAAATTGGCTCCAATTGGTTTTGTGCCTACGCCATCAACAAAAGGACGGTTGTCTTGCAATCTATCCCAAGGTCCGTAGTTGACCTCAGCGTACCTTTTAAGTTCTGGTGTTTTTAATGACTCGATAAATGAGTTTTTGTCACCGTAGGCTTGTTTCCAGAAAATGTTGTCCATGATTTCACTTACCTGAATCATTTTCTTGATCATCTTCTTTTGGTTAGAAGATAACTTGGATAAATCTGCTGTTAGTGTGAAATCAGTGTAGTCTACCAAATGATCTACTTTTGGAACAGAAGCTACCTCTTGTTTGTCTCCATGTTGTTCTGAAGTTGCACATCCTGTAAAAAAGGACGCACCAAAAGCTAAACCTACTAATAGAGTAGTTTTCTTCATTGCTGTTATATGTTTTGTATTTATATGAT from Flammeovirga agarivorans harbors:
- a CDS encoding PspC domain-containing protein, with the translated sequence MKPKLIQRFIEKKAFGVCNHIGNKLHISTNSIRLYFVYASLFTFGSPIILYFSLHFFINIRKYIRQSSNVREKLF
- a CDS encoding tetratricopeptide repeat protein, coding for MNKYTSALSTVLAAGTLFFTNCSNVDVNQMAEEQGMTINPSPLELHGDSVVFDIETKLPPKLLKKGYTYDVVVQYNPNDAEPIEVGVVSFNGDDYADAPEATPALSERMAFAYEDKFERGQLEYLGRATKVKNQKVKESNDGAFAAMPNGLGQGVITTAKNYQPVFIANYADHGYNDSEEYIPTNVEFYFTQGSSVLRSSEKRGDQGKVLTEYVSANNPTRTVTITGSHSPEGSTEANTKLANKRPEAVESYYQSLMKKYKVEEDQAPQFVTKPVVENWSAFKAILKDSDKFTDAEKDEIMSVVNGSGDFVSKQLKLQSLASYKKLFRYVYPPLRNANSEILQIKDKLDPEVIKSRAASIADGQMALDSLTTPELLYAAHFATDLDAKVKIYEAAIRKDDSPIAHNNLGATYFAQAKAGGDAAALIDKAIPHFETAAKSNNMPEAYANLAGAKLTKGDVAGAQADIAKANSSNPSVAATANAVKGYVALSEGDYDGAIQYLSSAGDDATVVYDKGLAYLLKAEKSGASDFSQASSAFGESISAQDNAWAHYGLAIVAARQSKADEAIKEIKAAGDLKTKAAQDLEFFALWENADFQAATK
- a CDS encoding pyruvate dehydrogenase complex E1 component subunit beta, giving the protein MREIQFREALREAMQEEMRRDKDVFIMGEEVAEYNGAYKVTQGMLDEFGPDRVIDTPIAELGFAGIGVGAAMNGIRPIVEFMTFNFSLVAIDQIINSAAKILSMSGGQYSAPMVFRGPTGNAGQLGAQHSQNFENWYANTPGLKVVVPSNPYDAKGLLKASIRDNDPVIFMESELMYADKGEVPESEYIIPLGVANVIQEGTDVTLVSFGKMVHVITKAAEQLEKEGISVEVIDLRTVRPIDYEAILKSVKKTNRLVVVEEAWPLASISSEISHHIQLHAFDHLDSPVVRVASKDVPLPYAPTLIEEILPNVERTVDAVKKVMYRK
- a CDS encoding GNAT family N-acetyltransferase; its protein translation is MTTINQYTIRLNDITTIDEVDFLWKKLYAHHHFLRHQIHIEPSDSDWVRRKNKLKDKACDLIVLTVKTELQLLGYLIASVHRLDPSVGEVESLYVEEEYRGEGLGTQLMQEAMSWFNYKNVKVRKLAVGIENETVVEFYRKQGFIPKSIILEMG
- the truA gene encoding tRNA pseudouridine(38-40) synthase TruA; this translates as MRYFAEIAYLGSNYHGWQVQPNAKTVQGDLDFVLSKLLRTEINTIGSGRTDTGVHCAQQYAQFDIDEDLNGKNFLHRANSFLNNDIAIKSLWEVKKDAHARFDAIKRSYRYDIVLEKSPFKQGLIWQYFRQPDFDKLQEAANVLLEFEDFTAFSKMHADVNTHICDIMSSSWTKEGNNLSFHITANRFLRGMIRIIVGNMMEVGMGRMSIDYMRETLALKDRKRAAKYLAPGQGLFLSEVIYPEDTFIREIFD
- a CDS encoding dipeptidyl-peptidase 3 family protein, with the translated sequence MKKTTLLVGLAFGASFFTGCATSEQHGDKQEVASVPKVDHLVDYTDFTLTADLSKLSSNQKKMIKKMIQVSEIMDNIFWKQAYGDKNSFIESLKTPELKRYAEVNYGPWDRLQDNRPFVDGVGTKPIGANFYPKDMTKEEFSKLQNQEKSSLYTVVIRDSRGELKVVPYSKEYKAELDKASSLLLECAQLAKDPGLKKYLELRAKAFLSNDYFQSDLAWMDMKTNPIDFVVGPIENYEDKLYGYKTSFEGYVLIKDMEWSKKLEKFASFLPELQKGLPVENKYKTELPGTDSQLNAYDVVYYAGDCNAGSKTIAINLPNDERVQEQKGSRRLQLKNAMRAKYEKILVPISEVLIDPSQRQHITFDAFFANTMFHEVAHGLGIKGTINGRGTVRKALKEHASALEEGKADILGLYMVSQLHKKGEIDGKMEDYYTTFLAGIFRSVRFGAASAHGVANMIRFNFFKEHGAFQYDEASGYYMVNYEKMEEAMNALSAKILTLQGNGDYQGVAELVKSHGKITYDLQKDLDRIDDANIPTDVIFNQGVEVLGL